The Mycolicibacterium smegmatis genome has a window encoding:
- a CDS encoding carboxylesterase/lipase family protein — MANAARIADGPVAETGYGPVRGTDDGTAKAWLGIRYARAPIGELRWRAPEPPASWHDVFDATRVGPVCPQATDARIPIDLGGKQDEDSLVLNVWAPSGCRPGDRRPVMVWVHGGAYVLGSASQPLYRGRVLASEGDVVVVTVNYRLGPFGFLDLSEYSSRAMRFDTNLGLRDVIFALQWVRDNIAAFGGDPSRVTLFGESAGGGMITTLLASPAAEGLFSAAIAQSSPATSVYVERLLIEPDDAARLAHVPIPAILGASQQIFNEVPAQSPGTLAFAPIVDGDVVPDYPVQAARAGRTHRVPLIIGTNKHEASLFRWMKSPLMPITPEAIRAMFEGIASEQPGLALPTEEEIRAAYTGMRTKAIGMGVARDIGFRMPTLWFADGHSTSAPVYLYRFDFATPMLRLLRLGAAHATELPYVWGNLVAGPKDPTFKLGGLKQGRKVSQRIRRRWVNFATTGEPTGALGEPVWRRYRREDRAALVIDKQDKTVTDLDQQLQAAWGDQVLNFR, encoded by the coding sequence ATGGCGAACGCCGCCCGGATCGCCGACGGCCCGGTCGCCGAGACCGGATACGGTCCTGTCCGCGGCACGGACGACGGAACCGCGAAGGCATGGCTGGGCATCCGCTACGCACGCGCCCCGATCGGTGAATTGCGTTGGCGCGCACCGGAACCGCCGGCGTCATGGCATGACGTGTTCGACGCGACGAGGGTGGGCCCGGTCTGCCCGCAGGCCACCGACGCGAGGATCCCGATCGACCTCGGCGGCAAGCAGGACGAGGACAGTCTGGTGCTCAACGTGTGGGCCCCGTCGGGGTGCAGGCCCGGCGACCGCAGGCCCGTGATGGTGTGGGTGCACGGCGGGGCCTACGTGCTGGGCTCGGCGAGCCAGCCGCTCTACCGGGGCCGCGTGCTGGCGTCGGAAGGCGACGTCGTGGTGGTCACCGTCAACTACCGGCTCGGCCCCTTCGGTTTCCTCGACCTGTCCGAGTACAGCAGCCGCGCCATGCGGTTCGACACCAACCTCGGACTGCGTGACGTGATCTTCGCGCTGCAGTGGGTGCGCGACAACATCGCGGCCTTCGGCGGCGACCCCAGCCGCGTGACGCTGTTCGGGGAATCGGCCGGCGGCGGCATGATCACGACCCTGCTCGCCAGCCCCGCCGCCGAAGGTCTGTTCTCGGCCGCGATCGCCCAGAGCTCACCCGCGACGTCGGTGTACGTCGAGCGGCTCCTGATCGAACCCGACGATGCCGCGCGGCTGGCTCACGTGCCGATCCCCGCCATCCTCGGCGCGTCCCAGCAGATCTTCAACGAGGTGCCCGCGCAGAGCCCGGGCACCCTGGCGTTCGCGCCGATTGTCGACGGTGACGTGGTTCCCGACTATCCCGTGCAGGCCGCCCGTGCCGGGCGCACCCATCGGGTGCCGCTGATCATCGGCACCAACAAACACGAGGCATCGCTGTTCCGGTGGATGAAGTCGCCGCTCATGCCCATCACGCCCGAGGCGATCCGGGCCATGTTCGAGGGGATCGCCTCCGAGCAGCCCGGACTCGCGCTGCCCACCGAGGAGGAGATCCGCGCGGCCTACACCGGCATGCGCACCAAGGCCATCGGCATGGGTGTCGCGCGCGACATCGGGTTCCGGATGCCGACGCTGTGGTTCGCCGACGGACACAGCACGTCGGCGCCGGTCTACCTGTACCGCTTCGACTTCGCCACGCCGATGTTGCGGCTGCTGCGGCTGGGCGCCGCGCACGCCACCGAACTGCCGTACGTCTGGGGAAATCTGGTTGCCGGACCCAAGGATCCGACGTTCAAGCTGGGCGGGCTCAAACAGGGTAGGAAGGTCTCGCAGCGTATTCGGCGGCGCTGGGTGAACTTCGCGACCACGGGCGAGCCGACCGGGGCGCTGGGTGAACCGGTCTGGCGCCGCTACCGGCGCGAGGACCGGGCCGCGCTGGTGATCGACAAGCAGGACAAGACGGTCACGGACCTCGACCAGCAGTTGCAGGCGGCGTGGGGTGACCAGGTACTCAACTTCCGGTAA
- a CDS encoding DMT family transporter, whose product MRKWALLLGAVVVEVTATLSLRASQDHALWLVPVVAGYVAAFVLLTLVLRAGMPVGVAYGIWGALGTASTAVLAALLFGDPFTWPIVAGIGLIIAGVLLVEFGSHEREARP is encoded by the coding sequence GTGCGGAAGTGGGCGTTGCTGTTGGGGGCCGTGGTCGTCGAAGTCACCGCCACACTGTCGCTGCGGGCATCTCAGGATCACGCACTCTGGTTGGTGCCGGTCGTCGCCGGATACGTCGCGGCGTTCGTGTTGCTGACGCTCGTGTTGCGTGCCGGCATGCCCGTCGGTGTGGCCTACGGGATCTGGGGCGCGCTGGGCACCGCCAGCACCGCCGTGCTGGCCGCGCTGCTGTTCGGTGACCCGTTCACCTGGCCGATCGTCGCGGGTATCGGGCTGATCATCGCCGGTGTCCTGCTGGTGGAGTTCGGATCCCACGAACGCGAGGCCCGACCGTGA
- a CDS encoding DMT family transporter codes for MWLALAGAILVEVVATLSLRASDGFRRRAWIVPVVIGYAASFYLLWVALSLGVPVGVAYGIWTACGVALVAVVARILFRDPLTPMMMLGIALIASGVFTIELAGVTH; via the coding sequence ATGTGGCTGGCGCTGGCCGGCGCCATCCTCGTCGAGGTCGTCGCGACGCTGTCACTGCGCGCGTCGGACGGGTTCCGGCGCAGGGCGTGGATCGTCCCCGTCGTGATCGGTTATGCGGCCTCGTTCTATCTGCTGTGGGTCGCGCTGTCACTCGGGGTGCCGGTCGGCGTCGCGTACGGCATCTGGACCGCATGCGGTGTCGCGCTCGTGGCGGTGGTGGCGCGCATCCTGTTCCGCGACCCGCTCACGCCGATGATGATGCTGGGCATCGCGCTGATCGCCTCAGGTGTGTTCACGATCGAGTTGGCCGGCGTCACCCACTGA
- a CDS encoding MFS transporter, whose amino-acid sequence MTTRRARVAVAALFLTNGAIFANLLPRYPEIKTDLQLSNATYGAAVAAFSAGALIAGLTAGALIRRFRSSRVGVTLTVALAVFVFAAGLAPTPILFAGALFLAGACDSIVDVAQNAHGLRVQREYGRSIINSLHAVWAIGAVLGGLTGAATIAMHIPRGVHLAAIAVVFSIVALAAFRFLLPGDDHDDHPAAHAPAGLRAGPRTYLILLALVVIAIAGATVEDAGSSWATLYLRDTLHTPPAVAAFGYIALVGFMFIGRMIGDRLVDRFGETAVVRAGGLIAAVGMGAALAFPSTAGSIAGFAAAGFGVATLIPAAMHAADQLPGLRPGTGLTAVTWLMRVGFFGAPLLVGVVADAAGLRAGLLVVPAAGVLAIVLAGALRPHRVSVGDAGQLDREHT is encoded by the coding sequence GTGACGACGCGTCGCGCCCGGGTTGCCGTTGCGGCCCTGTTCCTCACGAACGGGGCGATCTTCGCCAACCTGCTGCCGCGCTATCCGGAGATCAAGACCGACCTGCAGTTGAGCAACGCCACCTACGGTGCGGCCGTGGCGGCGTTCTCGGCCGGGGCGCTGATCGCGGGACTGACCGCAGGCGCGCTCATCCGGCGGTTCCGCAGCTCGCGGGTCGGGGTCACCCTCACGGTGGCGCTCGCGGTGTTCGTGTTCGCCGCGGGCCTGGCGCCGACGCCGATCCTGTTCGCGGGGGCGTTGTTCCTCGCCGGGGCGTGCGACTCGATCGTCGACGTCGCGCAGAACGCCCACGGGCTGCGCGTGCAACGCGAGTACGGCCGCTCGATCATCAACTCGTTGCACGCGGTGTGGGCGATCGGCGCGGTGCTCGGCGGGCTCACCGGCGCGGCCACCATCGCCATGCACATCCCCCGCGGTGTGCACCTCGCGGCGATCGCCGTGGTGTTCAGCATCGTCGCGCTCGCGGCGTTCCGCTTCCTGCTGCCCGGCGACGACCACGACGACCATCCGGCGGCCCACGCCCCGGCCGGGTTGCGGGCCGGGCCGCGCACCTACCTGATCCTGCTCGCGCTCGTGGTGATCGCGATCGCGGGAGCGACGGTCGAGGACGCCGGAAGTTCCTGGGCGACGTTGTATCTGCGGGACACACTGCACACCCCACCCGCGGTCGCCGCGTTCGGTTACATCGCGCTCGTCGGCTTCATGTTCATCGGCCGCATGATCGGCGACCGCCTGGTCGACCGGTTCGGCGAGACCGCGGTGGTGCGCGCCGGAGGGCTCATCGCCGCGGTGGGGATGGGCGCCGCCCTGGCGTTCCCGTCCACGGCGGGCTCGATCGCCGGATTCGCCGCGGCCGGTTTCGGTGTCGCCACCCTGATCCCCGCGGCCATGCACGCCGCCGATCAGTTGCCGGGCCTGCGGCCCGGAACGGGGCTGACCGCCGTCACCTGGCTCATGCGCGTGGGATTTTTCGGTGCGCCGCTGCTGGTCGGTGTGGTGGCCGACGCCGCAGGCCTGCGCGCCGGACTGCTGGTGGTGCCCGCCGCGGGTGTGCTGGCGATCGTGCTGGCGGGCGCCCTGCGGCCGCACCGGGTCTCAGTGGGTGACGCCGGCCAACTCGATCGTGAACACACCTGA
- the malQ gene encoding 4-alpha-glucanotransferase yields the protein MTTTSDTSGAPGPGSASPVLAELASRYGVAVDYEDWAGRRIAVPESTLVAVLDALGVDAGTEDSRAAALAAHDREYWQRPLPPIVLGRSGATSTFWVHVTHGDAVEVFLTLEDGTTRTGLRQVENNRPPFDLGDRLVGEASFELPADLPLGYHRLHVRVDGARGFEAETPVVLSPARLALPTRLGARRAWGMAVQLYSVRSRNSWGTGDLTDLADLAVWSAARHGAGFVLINPLHAASPAPPMEPSPYLPTSRRFVNPLYLRVEAIPEYAEVRGRGRIRKIRTTVNQRAVRNGRIDRDAAWKAKRAVLQQVYRVPRSAGRNIAYAAYRAREGRSLDDFATWCALAERYGSDWHTWPAELQHPRREEVAAFAAAHHDAVDFHRWLQWQLDDQLTAAQATATQAGMELGIMSDLAVGVDPDGADAWSLQEVLALGVSAGAPPDEFNQLGQDWSQPPWRPDKLVEHAYEPFRAVVNTALRHSGGVRIDHIIGMFRLWWIPKGAAPTDGTYVRYDHEAMIGIIALEAHRSGAVVVGEDLGTVEPWVRDYLHDRSLFGTSILWFESDEGRGPLPAERWREYCLSSVTTHDLPPTAGYLAGEHVRLREELDLLTRPAAEELAEDRAAQAAWLDELRRVGLLGPDPSPDTETVVLALHRYLGRTPSKLLALSLTDAVGDLKTQNQPGTTDEYPNWRVPLSGPDGRPLLLEEVFDDVRAARLADAMAGITRGATRGGTEGQL from the coding sequence ATGACCACCACATCGGACACATCTGGCGCCCCCGGACCCGGTTCGGCCTCGCCGGTTCTCGCCGAACTCGCCTCCCGGTACGGCGTGGCCGTCGACTACGAGGACTGGGCCGGCCGCCGTATCGCGGTGCCGGAATCCACCCTGGTGGCGGTGCTCGACGCGCTCGGCGTCGACGCGGGCACCGAGGACAGCCGCGCGGCGGCGCTGGCCGCACATGATCGCGAGTACTGGCAGCGACCGCTGCCGCCGATCGTGCTGGGCCGGTCCGGCGCCACGTCCACATTCTGGGTGCACGTGACCCACGGCGACGCGGTCGAGGTGTTCCTGACCCTTGAGGACGGCACCACGCGCACCGGGTTGCGGCAGGTGGAGAACAACCGCCCGCCCTTCGACCTCGGGGATCGACTGGTCGGCGAGGCCTCCTTCGAGCTTCCCGCCGATCTGCCACTGGGCTACCACCGTCTGCACGTACGCGTCGACGGGGCACGGGGCTTCGAAGCCGAGACCCCGGTGGTCCTCTCCCCCGCCAGGTTGGCGCTGCCCACCCGGCTGGGAGCGCGGCGCGCTTGGGGCATGGCCGTGCAGCTCTACAGCGTCCGCTCCAGGAACTCGTGGGGCACAGGAGATCTGACCGACCTGGCCGATCTGGCCGTGTGGTCGGCAGCGCGGCACGGCGCGGGCTTCGTGCTCATCAACCCGCTGCACGCGGCGTCGCCTGCCCCGCCCATGGAGCCGTCCCCGTACCTGCCGACCTCACGGCGCTTCGTCAACCCGCTGTATCTGCGCGTCGAGGCGATCCCCGAGTACGCCGAGGTGCGCGGCCGTGGCCGGATCCGCAAGATCCGAACCACGGTCAACCAGCGCGCGGTCCGCAACGGGCGCATCGACCGCGACGCCGCCTGGAAGGCCAAACGCGCTGTCCTGCAACAGGTGTACCGTGTGCCGCGATCAGCCGGGCGCAACATCGCGTATGCGGCCTACCGGGCCCGCGAGGGCCGCAGTCTCGACGATTTCGCGACCTGGTGCGCCCTGGCCGAACGCTACGGCAGCGATTGGCACACCTGGCCGGCCGAACTGCAGCATCCGCGCCGCGAGGAGGTGGCGGCATTCGCGGCAGCGCACCACGACGCCGTCGACTTCCATCGCTGGCTGCAGTGGCAACTCGACGACCAGCTGACGGCCGCGCAGGCCACCGCCACACAGGCGGGCATGGAGCTCGGCATCATGAGCGACCTTGCGGTCGGGGTCGATCCGGACGGCGCCGACGCGTGGTCGCTGCAGGAGGTACTCGCGCTCGGGGTCAGCGCAGGTGCGCCGCCCGACGAGTTCAACCAGTTGGGTCAGGACTGGTCACAGCCGCCGTGGCGGCCCGACAAACTCGTCGAGCACGCATACGAGCCGTTCCGCGCCGTGGTCAACACCGCGCTGCGGCACTCCGGCGGCGTGCGCATCGACCACATCATCGGCATGTTCCGGTTGTGGTGGATTCCCAAGGGCGCGGCACCGACCGACGGCACCTACGTGCGCTACGACCACGAGGCGATGATCGGCATCATCGCCCTCGAAGCACACCGGTCCGGCGCGGTGGTGGTCGGCGAGGACCTCGGCACGGTCGAACCGTGGGTGCGTGACTACCTGCACGACCGCAGCCTGTTCGGCACGTCGATCCTGTGGTTCGAATCGGACGAGGGCCGGGGCCCCCTGCCCGCCGAGCGCTGGCGCGAGTACTGCCTGTCGTCGGTGACGACGCATGATCTGCCGCCCACCGCGGGTTACCTGGCCGGTGAGCACGTGCGCCTACGCGAGGAACTCGATCTGCTCACCCGGCCTGCCGCGGAGGAACTGGCCGAGGATCGCGCCGCGCAGGCCGCGTGGCTCGACGAGTTGCGGCGCGTCGGGCTGCTCGGTCCGGATCCGTCACCCGACACCGAGACCGTGGTGCTGGCCCTGCACCGCTACCTGGGCCGCACGCCGTCGAAGCTGCTGGCGTTGTCGCTGACCGACGCGGTCGGCGATCTGAAGACGCAGAATCAGCCGGGCACCACCGACGAGTACCCCAACTGGCGCGTACCGCTGTCCGGTCCCGACGGCCGTCCGCTGCTTCTGGAGGAGGTGTTCGACGACGTCCGCGCCGCGCGTCTCGCGGATGCGATGGCGGGCATCACGCGAGGCGCCACGAGAGGCGGGACGGAAGGACAGCTGTAA
- a CDS encoding metal-dependent hydrolase — MLRPLRFDHEIDPGPVQIQARKVHFDLSDIPLHWIPGHPVASTMVNLFNVVLPVAEHWFVDTFNEALPYVRDPKLADDMRGFIGQEATHAETHDKVLEEFLTAHDVHYQPILELVDHVFNTMLAPKPATDPRRRLNDLCDRLWLIAAIEHYTAVLGDFVLNCAWDDHHADPTLTDLFRWHGAEEVEHRSVAHDVAVYFQDSYLARVRAMTIAATAVYMFFQRGTWAMIRKDPTVDIGWWKMHRLRMRDSKLGLLPKFSTLFGTNTLAYCRPSFTPDQMGSTAQAVAYLASSPAARAAHL, encoded by the coding sequence ATGTTGCGTCCACTGCGGTTCGACCACGAGATCGATCCGGGACCGGTGCAGATCCAGGCCCGCAAGGTGCATTTCGATCTCAGCGACATCCCACTGCACTGGATTCCCGGACACCCCGTCGCGTCGACCATGGTCAACCTGTTCAACGTGGTGCTCCCGGTCGCCGAGCACTGGTTCGTCGACACGTTCAACGAGGCGCTGCCCTATGTGCGGGACCCGAAACTCGCCGACGACATGCGCGGCTTCATCGGCCAGGAGGCCACGCACGCCGAGACCCACGACAAGGTGCTCGAGGAGTTCCTCACCGCCCACGACGTGCACTACCAGCCCATCCTCGAACTCGTCGACCACGTCTTCAACACGATGCTCGCACCCAAGCCCGCGACCGACCCGCGCAGGCGCCTCAACGATCTGTGCGACCGGTTGTGGCTCATCGCGGCGATCGAGCACTACACCGCGGTGCTCGGCGATTTCGTGCTCAACTGCGCCTGGGATGACCACCACGCCGATCCGACCCTGACCGACCTCTTCCGCTGGCACGGCGCCGAGGAGGTCGAGCACCGCAGCGTGGCGCACGACGTCGCGGTCTACTTCCAGGACAGTTATCTGGCCCGCGTGCGGGCCATGACCATCGCGGCGACCGCGGTGTACATGTTCTTCCAGCGCGGGACGTGGGCGATGATCCGAAAGGACCCCACGGTCGACATCGGCTGGTGGAAGATGCACCGCCTGCGTATGCGGGATTCGAAACTCGGCCTGCTGCCCAAGTTCTCGACACTGTTCGGCACCAACACGCTCGCGTACTGCCGGCCGTCGTTCACCCCCGATCAGATGGGCTCGACCGCGCAGGCCGTCGCGTACCTGGCCAGTTCGCCCGCCGCGCGGGCCGCGCACCTGTGA
- a CDS encoding PDR/VanB family oxidoreductase — MLSRYRQLPPSTNGRFRHDPMLAMAQIAIKTMWGVTRHIRRPSPPPALDRTIGLRVVDRRVVAHDQDVIALTLAADDGGALPRWYPGAHIDLHLPSGRIRQYSLCGDPAAGTYRIAVRRIPEGGGGSVEIHDTVHIGSRLTTHGPRNAFPLTVPGYGSPTQRFRFIAGGIGITPILPMLDLAQRLGVDWSMIYAGRHLDSLPFLSELQRYGDRIRIRTDDRDGLPSASDLLGESPGGTTVYACGPAPMLTMLRSALVGRDDVELHFERFAAPPVVDGAEFSVRIASTGQTVPVAADETLLAALNRAGVSAPYSCQQGFCGTCRVRVLPRDGDGAVQHRDTLLTEPERAAGYLLTCVSRAGNGQRLTIEL, encoded by the coding sequence ATGTTGTCGCGATACCGTCAGCTGCCGCCGAGCACCAACGGGCGTTTCCGGCACGACCCGATGCTCGCCATGGCGCAGATCGCCATCAAGACCATGTGGGGCGTGACGCGCCACATCCGCAGGCCGTCGCCGCCACCGGCGCTCGACCGCACGATCGGGTTGCGGGTCGTGGATCGCCGTGTCGTCGCGCACGATCAGGATGTCATCGCGCTGACGTTGGCGGCCGACGACGGCGGCGCGCTGCCGCGGTGGTATCCGGGAGCGCACATCGACCTGCACCTGCCCAGCGGCCGCATCCGGCAGTACTCGCTGTGCGGTGATCCGGCTGCGGGCACATACCGGATCGCGGTGCGGCGCATCCCCGAAGGCGGTGGTGGTTCCGTCGAGATCCACGACACCGTGCACATCGGTTCCCGGCTCACCACGCACGGCCCGCGCAACGCGTTCCCGCTCACGGTCCCCGGTTACGGGTCGCCCACGCAGCGGTTCCGGTTCATCGCGGGCGGGATCGGTATCACGCCGATCCTGCCGATGCTCGACCTCGCACAGCGACTCGGTGTCGACTGGTCGATGATCTACGCCGGGCGGCATCTCGACAGCTTGCCGTTCCTGTCGGAACTGCAGCGTTACGGCGACCGGATCCGCATCCGCACCGACGATCGCGATGGTCTGCCCAGTGCGTCGGACCTGCTCGGCGAATCCCCCGGGGGCACCACGGTCTACGCGTGCGGCCCGGCCCCCATGCTGACCATGCTCCGGTCCGCGCTGGTCGGCCGCGATGACGTGGAACTGCACTTCGAGCGGTTCGCCGCACCGCCGGTGGTCGACGGCGCGGAGTTCTCGGTGCGGATCGCGTCGACGGGTCAGACGGTGCCGGTGGCCGCCGACGAGACCTTGCTGGCGGCGCTCAACCGCGCCGGGGTGTCCGCGCCGTACTCGTGTCAGCAGGGGTTCTGCGGCACGTGCCGGGTCCGGGTCCTACCGCGTGACGGCGACGGTGCCGTGCAGCACCGGGACACGCTGCTCACCGAGCCCGAACGGGCCGCCGGGTACCTGCTCACGTGCGTCTCACGTGCCGGAAACGGTCAGCGACTGACCATCGAACTCTGA
- a CDS encoding serine/threonine-protein kinase, with translation MPLAAGETFAGYNIIRLLGSGGMGEVYLAAHPRLPRQDALKVLPTSISADPEYRERFNREADVAAALWHPHIVEIHDRGEHDGQLWIAMDYVDGTDAARLLKEQYSGGMPPHQVCEIVTAMAGALDYAHQRGLLHRDVKPANILLGHPGTDDQRIMLADFGIARYADEASGLTVTNMTVGTVTYAAPEQLLGNHLDGRADQYALAATAYQLLTGRTPFEHSNPAVVISQHLSAAPPAVGTHRPDLATLDPVFAKALAKDPKDRYARCADFARALRHRLGTDADVADPDATRLAPVARHAAPHKRPKTAALIAGVLGVLLVAAIVVAAVEFRRADDERPVARASGAATTTSHTTTPVTTAPASPLPEVTDTVTITDTATDTAAVDTSTPATTTAATTAAAAAAQTAVIGASCSPVGATATTSDGSTAYCSTLATTGASIWSLTQGTIPSPTVTPAATDEPLPFAEESPVRVCMQQTGMTRRECREAIRRSNGLP, from the coding sequence ATGCCACTGGCCGCTGGGGAGACATTCGCGGGCTACAACATCATTCGGCTGCTGGGGTCCGGGGGGATGGGTGAGGTGTACCTCGCCGCGCACCCGCGGCTCCCCCGCCAGGATGCGCTCAAGGTGCTGCCCACGTCGATCTCCGCGGACCCCGAGTACCGCGAACGTTTCAACCGCGAGGCCGACGTCGCTGCCGCCCTGTGGCATCCGCACATCGTCGAGATCCACGACCGCGGCGAGCACGACGGGCAACTGTGGATCGCGATGGACTACGTCGACGGCACCGACGCGGCCCGGCTGCTCAAGGAGCAGTACAGCGGCGGCATGCCCCCGCATCAGGTGTGCGAGATCGTCACGGCGATGGCGGGTGCTCTCGACTACGCCCACCAGCGGGGTCTGCTGCACCGCGACGTCAAGCCGGCCAACATCCTGCTCGGCCACCCCGGCACCGACGACCAGCGGATCATGTTGGCCGATTTCGGCATCGCCCGCTATGCCGACGAGGCCAGCGGCCTCACGGTGACCAACATGACGGTCGGAACCGTCACCTACGCCGCGCCCGAGCAACTGCTGGGAAACCACCTCGACGGGCGCGCCGATCAGTACGCACTCGCCGCCACGGCGTACCAACTGCTCACGGGCCGCACGCCGTTCGAGCACTCCAACCCGGCGGTGGTGATCAGCCAGCACCTGTCCGCGGCGCCTCCCGCGGTGGGCACGCACCGCCCGGACCTGGCCACGCTCGATCCGGTGTTCGCCAAGGCGCTGGCCAAGGACCCCAAGGATCGCTACGCCCGGTGCGCCGATTTCGCGCGCGCACTGCGTCATCGGCTCGGGACCGACGCCGATGTCGCGGACCCCGACGCCACGCGACTCGCCCCGGTCGCCAGGCACGCGGCCCCGCACAAACGGCCGAAGACGGCCGCGTTGATCGCCGGCGTTCTCGGCGTGCTGCTGGTGGCCGCGATCGTCGTTGCGGCAGTGGAGTTCCGGCGCGCCGACGACGAACGTCCCGTCGCCCGGGCTTCAGGCGCGGCGACCACCACCAGCCACACCACGACCCCGGTGACCACCGCGCCGGCCTCGCCGTTGCCCGAGGTGACCGATACCGTGACCATCACCGACACCGCAACGGATACCGCGGCAGTCGACACGTCGACTCCCGCGACGACAACCGCTGCGACCACGGCGGCCGCCGCCGCGGCGCAGACCGCCGTGATCGGCGCGTCGTGCTCACCGGTGGGCGCCACGGCGACCACGTCCGACGGTTCGACGGCTTACTGCTCGACACTTGCGACCACGGGCGCCTCGATCTGGTCGCTCACGCAGGGCACCATCCCGAGCCCCACGGTCACGCCCGCCGCGACCGACGAACCTCTGCCCTTCGCCGAGGAGTCGCCGGTGCGGGTGTGCATGCAGCAGACGGGGATGACGCGCCGCGAGTGCCGCGAGGCGATCCGTCGCAGCAACGGCCTGCCCTGA
- a CDS encoding NUDIX domain-containing protein, with translation MPKLSAGVLLYRVVDDVVEVLIAHPGGPFWARRDDGAWSVPKGEYTDDEDRWAAAQREFAEELGSPPPDGPRRELTPVRQSGGKVVTAFAVRGDFDVTSARSNTFEMEWPKGSGRMREFPEIDRAGWFPVAVARRKLLAGQRPLLDELMAAPELAGYREGD, from the coding sequence ATGCCGAAACTCAGCGCCGGTGTGCTGCTCTACCGGGTCGTCGACGACGTCGTCGAGGTGCTGATCGCCCATCCGGGTGGGCCCTTCTGGGCGCGGCGCGACGACGGGGCCTGGTCGGTCCCCAAAGGGGAGTACACCGACGACGAGGATCGCTGGGCCGCAGCGCAACGCGAATTCGCCGAGGAACTCGGCTCCCCGCCGCCGGACGGGCCGCGGCGGGAACTCACCCCGGTACGCCAGTCCGGCGGCAAGGTGGTCACCGCGTTCGCGGTGCGGGGCGACTTCGACGTGACGTCCGCGCGCAGCAACACCTTCGAGATGGAATGGCCGAAAGGTTCGGGCCGCATGCGGGAGTTTCCCGAGATCGACCGGGCGGGCTGGTTTCCCGTCGCGGTGGCCCGCAGGAAACTGCTCGCCGGCCAGCGCCCGCTGCTCGACGAGTTGATGGCCGCACCCGAGTTGGCGGGTTACCGCGAAGGCGACTGA
- a CDS encoding SGNH/GDSL hydrolase family protein, whose translation MPTFTRYVALGDSQTEGLWDGDDTVGLRGFADRLAEELDRLHPGLAYANLAIRGRRIRDVLHEQLPQALAMEPDLVTVCVGMNDVTRPGRSFGDALLDLERLYAALAQTGATVVTTTFPDIVRILPVGRLLNGRVLLINDAIRDATQRHGFRLVDLYTAPSMNEIETWSPDRVHGSPRGHMLFAAAAAEALELPGSSHDWALPSASAEPGSFRSRARSQVLWTQNMLLPWAWRHLRGRSSGDGRTPRRPALAQLDDELTN comes from the coding sequence GTGCCAACTTTCACCCGCTATGTCGCACTGGGAGACAGCCAGACCGAGGGGTTGTGGGACGGCGACGACACCGTCGGGTTGAGGGGATTCGCCGACCGCCTCGCAGAAGAACTCGACCGGCTGCATCCAGGGCTGGCCTACGCGAACCTGGCGATCCGCGGCAGACGGATCCGCGACGTACTCCACGAGCAGTTGCCGCAGGCCCTGGCGATGGAACCCGATCTGGTCACGGTCTGCGTCGGCATGAACGATGTGACCCGGCCGGGACGCTCGTTCGGCGATGCGCTGCTGGACCTCGAACGCCTCTATGCCGCACTGGCACAGACCGGCGCCACGGTGGTGACCACCACGTTCCCCGACATCGTGCGGATCCTGCCGGTCGGCCGCCTGCTCAACGGGCGGGTCCTGCTGATCAACGACGCGATCCGCGATGCGACGCAGCGGCACGGCTTCCGCCTGGTGGATCTCTACACCGCACCGTCGATGAACGAGATCGAGACCTGGAGCCCCGACCGCGTACACGGCTCACCGCGGGGACACATGTTGTTCGCCGCCGCTGCCGCCGAGGCGCTGGAACTACCTGGCAGCAGCCATGATTGGGCACTTCCGAGCGCGTCCGCCGAACCCGGGTCGTTCAGGTCCCGTGCGCGCTCTCAGGTGCTGTGGACCCAGAACATGCTTTTGCCGTGGGCGTGGCGGCATCTGCGCGGCCGGTCGAGCGGTGACGGCCGCACGCCGCGACGGCCTGCGCTGGCCCAACTGGATGACGAACTGACCAACTAG